DNA sequence from the Candidatus Falkowbacteria bacterium genome:
GATCGTCCTAATCAATGATTTGCTGGAAATCGCCCGAACCGAATCTGGCCATTCGAGCATCTCAGTAAAACCGATAACCCTCTCTCCGATCATCAAGGATGAGATCGAAAGGTACTCGCAGTTGGCCAAGGGTCAGAAGATAAAGATCGAATACCTTCCGAATGAACACATCCCCGAAGTGATGGCCAATGAGGACAAGCTCAAAGAGATTACTTCCAATTTGATTACCAACGCGATCAAATACGGCAAGAATGGCGGCAACGTCATAATCAGCCACGAGCTGCGCAATGGCGCCGTTGTCACTCACGTCGCTGATGACGGAATCGGAATCAATGCCGAAGACCAGAAAAACCTATTCCAAAAATTCTTCCGCTGCAGCGGTTCGGCTTGCAGTGTTGCCGGCACCGGCCTGGGACTTTTCATAACCAAAGAGCTAATCGAGAGAATGGACGGAAAAATATGGGTCACTTCGGAACCAGGCCATGGCTCGACCTTCTCTTTCAAATTGCCTCCTGCTATATAATTACTTTAATATTAGGCAAAAAAAGGCGCGATAAGCGCCTTGATTATTTTGCTTTTTTTAGCTAATATTAAGACATAATCACTTTTTTTCTCTATGGATAAATTCGATGTAATTATTGGCCTTGAAATACACGCCGAACTCAAAACCCTCTCCAAGATGTTCTGCCGCTGCGACAACGACTCGATCGGCAAAGAACCGAACGTCAATGTCTGCCCTGTCTGCCTCGGCCACCCAGGGACATTGCCAGTGGCCAACAAACAGGCAATCGAATGGACGATCCTGGTCGGTCAAGCACTCCACTGCAAAGTTCATCAACTTTCAAAGTTCGACCGTAAGAATTATTTCTACCCTGACCTGCCAAAGGGCTACCAAGTCTCCCAATTCGACCTGCCTTTCGTTTACGGCGGCCATCTTGAAGTCGACGGAGAAAAGATTGAAATTACCAGGATCCATCTGGAGGAAGACACGGGCAAGCTCTCCCACCCTGCTGGCAAAGGCTTTTCATTGGTCGACTACAATCGTGCCGGCACCCCGCTGATGGAAATGGTCACCGAGCCAGTGATTCATGACGCGGCTACGGCCAAGAAATTCTGCCAGAACTACCAGCAGATACTGCGCTACCTCGACATCTCGAACGCTGACATGGAAAAAGGCGAGATGCGCTGCGAGGCCAACGTCAGCATCCAAGAAAAAGGCAAGTGGCTCTATGAAGACGGATTAATCAAGCCGATCGGCGACTACAAGCTGAACCCGAAAGTCGAACTCAAGAATATCAACTCCTTCAAGGCGGTCGAGAAAGCTATCGAGTACGAGGTCGGACGCCAGCTTCAAGCCATCGAAGATGGCGAGAAATTGGTCCAAGAGACCCGCGGCTGGAACGAAGGCAAGCAGCAGACAGTGAGGCAACGCATCAAGGAAACCTCCGCTGATTACCGCTATTTCCCCGACCCTGACCTGCCGCCGCTGCGCATCTCCGATGAGCTCATCAAGGAGATACGAAGGGGCATGGTAGAGATGCCTCTATCAAAAAAG
Encoded proteins:
- the gatB gene encoding Asp-tRNA(Asn)/Glu-tRNA(Gln) amidotransferase subunit GatB; translated protein: MDKFDVIIGLEIHAELKTLSKMFCRCDNDSIGKEPNVNVCPVCLGHPGTLPVANKQAIEWTILVGQALHCKVHQLSKFDRKNYFYPDLPKGYQVSQFDLPFVYGGHLEVDGEKIEITRIHLEEDTGKLSHPAGKGFSLVDYNRAGTPLMEMVTEPVIHDAATAKKFCQNYQQILRYLDISNADMEKGEMRCEANVSIQEKGKWLYEDGLIKPIGDYKLNPKVELKNINSFKAVEKAIEYEVGRQLQAIEDGEKLVQETRGWNEGKQQTVRQRIKETSADYRYFPDPDLPPLRISDELIKEIRRGMVEMPLSKKKRFQEEYNLSDIDADILTQDKALADYAENVISELHARLLADGVSGQEQKDRLAKLTSNWLVSELFKHLNNDGVSIKDLHITAENFGELIALLFENKINSSAGQKILEHMYQKGGDPEDIMKELGLEQLDDDGHLEQIAREIVVKFPGQVEQYKAGKEQLLQFFVGQAMAATKGKGNPPKLQELFKNILSH